In Diadema setosum chromosome 19, eeDiaSeto1, whole genome shotgun sequence, a genomic segment contains:
- the LOC140243021 gene encoding high-affinity lysophosphatidic acid receptor-like — MSQICDSLFPGESPVGRSVPLHAMEMSTHSTTFAISLMTRGTFEVAEEWRMSVSNVSNQTSPSDHPPMGLGAVVPLGILMVTMIFFAVLGNSIVCLIVYQKPAMRSAINLLLANLAFADIMVAVTCMPFTFISLINGEWIFENVMCKITALLYFFFVIESTLILATISVDRYFIIVHRKDKLNPNRAKVLILLSWLCSFLVAFPPIVGWGQFAYPKGPGPPQCWIETDGPADKVYYIFLMLAVFFIPFTAMLFSYFFILNTVRRNSLRIQNHPESLSISQATKLGLAGLHRPSRVNVDMSFKTRAFTTILLLFIVFVICWAPYAISGLVYHFSENKGTVVMHTIILWLTYLNSAFNPIIYCWRIKKFREACRELAPKTFKLLPHLPGRTRRRIRPSAMYECNQQSSV, encoded by the coding sequence ATGAGCCAGATTTGCGACAGCCTATTCCCTGGTGAGAGCCCTGTCGGAAGATCAGTTCCGCTGCATGCCATGGAAATGAGCACACATTCAACCACGTTTGCGATATCACTGATGACGAGGGGCACATTTGAAGTAGCGGAGGAGTGGAGGATGTCTGTTAGCAATGTGTCCAATCAGACATCACCCTCAGACCATCCTCCTATGGGACTGGGGGCAGTGGTGCCACTGGGCATTTTGATGGTAACCATGATCTTCTTTGCAGTGCTGGGTAACAGCATTGTGTGCCTAATCGTCTACCAGAAGCCGGCCATGAGATCTGCCATCAACCTGCTCCTGGCAAACCTGGCCTTCGCAGACATCATGGTCGCCGTCACATGCATGCCCTTCACTTTCATCTCGCTGATTAATGGCGAATGGATATTCGAGAACGTCATGTGTAAGATCACCGCCCTCCTCtactttttctttgtcatcGAGTCCACGCTTATTCTTGCCACGATATCTGTGGACCGCTACTTTATCATCGTCCACCGCAAGGACAAACTGAACCCCAATCGGGCAAAGGTCCTAATCCTCCTTTCCTGGTTGTGCAGCTTTTTGGTGGCCTTTCCGCCTATCGTCGGGTGGGGGCAGTTCGCCTATCCGAAAGGTCCTGGACCTCCGCAGTGCTGGATTGAAACTGACGGACCAGCTGATAAGGTGTACTACATATTCCTAATGCTGGCGGTGTTCTTCATTCCATTTACCGCCATGCTCTTCTCATACTTCTTCATCCTCAACACCGTCAGGCGGAACTCGCTGCGGATTCAGAATCACCCGGAGTCGCTGAGCATTAGCCAGGCCACGAAGCTGGGGCTCGCTGGACTTCATAGACCCTCACGTGTCAATGTGGACATGAGTTTTAAGACGCGAGCCTTCACCACTATACTGTTGTTATTTATTGTGTTTGTCATATGTTGGGCGCCCTACGCCATCAGTGGACTTGTGTACCACTTTTCTGAGAACAAAGGAACTGTCGTCATGCACACGATTATCCTCTGGCTGACGTACCTGAACTCTGCGTTCAATCCTATTATATACTGCTGGCGCATCAAAAAGTTTCGCGAGGCATGCCGTGAGCTCGCGCCGAAGACGTTCAAACTCTTGCCGCATTTACCTGGCCGGACCAGGCGCCGAATACGGCCAAGTGCAATGTACGAGTGTAATCAACAGTCGTCAGTTTGA